The Helicoverpa zea isolate HzStark_Cry1AcR chromosome 23, ilHelZeax1.1, whole genome shotgun sequence sequence GTCATGATTATTTTGCcgtattttttgaattttatttcgcTTCGTATCTGAGAGGTTAAGATGTAGCAATGTCAAAGATAAAAAAGTCATTTTGAGTATCGAAGATCATCGACCTTTGTATGGAAATAGAGGTCAATGTTGTgattccaaaataaaatatttgatagtaTATTTGAGCTCAATTTTGTCTAGagacaaaaatagaaaaaaaattcgCGTTCAAAGAACTGATAAAGACTCTaaaagtcaattttattttattaatatgtgcTAATTCAATCACATAAAAAATAGACGTTTtctatatgacattgctatgtTCTTAATTTCTTGTTTTAATATAACTACACAATGTAGTTATTGTGAGAGGTACAAAGCCAGTTACGAAAATAGGTTATCATCTGGgtcattttgaaataaaaaacataagatTTCATTAATTTGGGAATATGTTGCGAGTAACGTTTTTGCTATGCTATCTTGTTGGGAGCCAAGACTGTCAGTATTGAATTGCATCAAAATTTTATCTCATTAAGGCCAAAGGGAAGGTTTAAAATGCCAAATGTGACATTTCATGATTTGTGACGTCATAATACACGACGAAGGAGGTTGAATAAAAATttgctaaaaatattgaaaaatataggtaggtatgcaggagctaaaaaataatcaaaaattaaacgaaatactttttttgttttttccatataaaaaaataaacatcaacatCATTGACGGTTTGTCGTGACAGTATGGGAGGtatgtcaaatgtcaaaatgtaTTGTACCGGGTTGAGGTGTTGGGTTCCAAGTTCGATGTGGACTGTTTTGCTTCGCTTGGTAGATTTAGAAGGCTGTTGATTATGTCGCTTTTTCAAATACACAATCCATTTTTTGTTTGAAGAGAATGGGGAAAATTTTGTTCATGGttcttaataaaatatcatGTTCATCCATACCTACATAAGTGGGCAGTTGATTTATTAAGTGTAGAGCAgggaacaatttaaaaaatgctacGTTGAGCATAGCATGAGCATCAAACTAAAACCAAATCATTTAGTTCACACATTTTGTGAGAATCCTgtttttacttacaaaaaaaactgcatCAGTTTTGAGTGAATGTCTGATTGCATTttaactaaaaactaaaatcaCGAGTGCacagaataaagaaaaaatattaaacttgacAATAGTCGATCAAAGTTTGTTCATAATGTTCTAAAATTGTGTTGGTTGTTAATTTCTAAATGAGACTGAGAAACGCATTTTGCTTGTTATAAAGACGTTTGTAAATACTTCACGTCAAAATCTTATCCATAAAagttgttatttaaaattatataattattactgATATGCCTACATTATACTGGTGCATATCTGATATAATATCACCTTAGTTTTTTCAAGTGGTGGTTTTGTTATCAAACAACATTTATAGATAAGATGTTACTATACTTACTCGTTTCCTAACTATTGTCTAATACTTCTCACTTCTGGTCTTACTGCATGTTTGCCTGCGTATTCTGAATTATAAATGAGTCGTTAataagttttgaatattttcatttttgagtGTTTCCAATCAGTTATGTGGTACAGTTGTCTAAACAATACTGAGACAACAGTAGTCAactaaaaacatattaattataTCAATTAAATCGGGACAATTATTGGAAATTGTTCCATATGAGTCTTGCGATAAAGGTTAGAACtgatttttgaaatattctgaGTCACTTTAAGTATCAAATAAGTACTACATGTCTTGAATCCAATGAAATTCTATCGATATAATTCAGAATACAAAATCCCAACCCTTAAATTACCTACAGGGTCTAATTTACCAATAATTCCCCAGCTTTATCAACCGAAGAAAACACAAGAAAATGCTGGAAGAAGACATCACCCCCCGAGGAGATTCGCCACAGCCCGCAATCATCTCAACCGCTGATCTTTACGGGAAATCCGGAAAAGGTCTAGATCCGGACGTCAAAACGGATCTGGGCAATGACAACCCGGAGGCCGGGGTGTCGGTAGCCAACTAATATGTATAGCAAGATAACTTTTAAACAAAGTAATGAGTGAGAAGTTTAGAAGTTATTCGTTCTTTAAaagatattatgaatgttttatttttatttaaagttttaattaatttaatttatgctGTTATTATGTCCTGCCATAGACAATAAAAGTGTGGGTAATTTCGTTGGAAGAAAATAATACGTAACTTGCTGAGGTATTAAAGTTTTGTTGATCGTGAAATGGAATGCAGATAAAGCAATTTGGAACTCAGTGTTACCAGTAAATATTAGAACATAtcttgccatatacaaaaaaatgGCGCCGAGTAATCTTGGTATACGTATTTTTACGCTacaaatagaatattttttaatctttaatatcttgaatgtcaatttattttttatgggtGCTCTATTACACATCCTCTTGGAACTTTTCTAAGCGCATTATTATGCAGTTTTGGAGAacttaatgattttatttaaattatttattgttgtacGGGCCTTCATATGTTTTGGCGccgtacatttattttttaaagattatcGCACATTGTTGGCTACGAGAATGGaagaaataaaactgttttatttttcgaaACTTTTTTTCGTATTCCGATAATGTGTGCGAATCTTAACTGACCTTTGTCAATATATGGAAGGATTTCACCTATAAAATTGTATGTCACTCGAACAAAgtctttttataattattttcttcttcattattatttttgcaataatgCACCTACACGGTTAGGGGTACAATGTGCTTAATTTCGCATGCGTTTGAGGTGCTGCCAGATGGAAAAATGTAACTAGAATGGTAGAATTGTTCTTGCTTCAAATAGAAAAGGTAATTTTGTACGTTAAAactgttaattttatattttatcactGTCATCAtgcatttgtatttttgttaattgttaaaataaatctcAACCATCTGGCAACCCTGTGTGGTAGAAATAGTATTTGTCGCTTATTTTGtcaattctttttatttttgctttttgtaTTAATACGATCTCCGTTCGTATATACTGTCGGTGACTTTCGCAACTCGTTTATAGGTGAAACAGATGTGAAACAAGGCTGTCGttggtttaaaatgtttgttatgaGATCAGTATTGCGTTAAGTTATGTGAGATCATTATGTTAAGAATCTAATACAAACGTTTTTCATGaacaattttgttgttttatttttttactgaaatgAAGAATTGAACGACTGGGAGGTTAGCTAAAGTAGACCTTGTTGTAGAGAGTTAGATTTGAAGAGGAAAATATAATATGGAATTATAGGAAGAAGTGATAAATATGGTATCTATATCCTGCATAAATTTTCTTGGTCGGATATCATCAAATAACGAGAGGGCCgctgtgtcagactcttactaaaacacacatgttccttctggagctctttaggtaccagggccgcggtaactctttcgaacgatCCCGCATCCCCAGGCAGGCTTTAGACTTAAGGGTCCCCGCTGGATGCTGCACCACTAaaggtgcgtccacatctggcgaatgcgcagcacgcgagccgatcgcgagctgtccgcgagctgcgcgcgtgcagtcactgcaatagttcggtgcgcctctttagcgcaactcacgcaaggctcgtatagagcgcgcgagcggcgcgcgatctgcgcgcaatcagttctcgcccttacagttccgtatattggctcagtactatcgaagatggcagacgtcgcgcgccgcctgcgcgccgctcgcgtgcggcgcttaggtcgcgcgcgagctgcgcgcgggccaagcagaagcggcgcacgaacaaaaatgcacgcgcgcagctcgcggacagctcgcgatcggctcgcgtgctgcgcattcgcggcgcattcgccagatgtggacgcaccctaatatgAAATGTATTTGCGACACCGTTCATAAACAAACTTTAAACCAAGAAGATTGCAATCCAATAAAGTTTCAAATACTGAAATCTGTCAAAAGTAAAACAAGCCGTCAGTGTCACAATTCCTCATCACCACCACCTGTGACCATCAGACCACCACCAAAACAAACACTCCTCAGAAACTCCAACATAAAacagttaacaaataaaataaaccatgtAATCGCATTATAGTAGCGTATAACTCCGGACGGCTAGCTAGCAAAATGGTGTTCATGCGATATGAGTACCCAACCAACTCGTTCCCATACAAAATTAGCAAGCGTCTGAATGCTCTTAGCGTGCCTAGGAAAGACTTTGTTGACACTCAAGATGAGATGCCAGCTTACACCCCTACTGGCACCAGGAAATCTGCCTTGAACGGTCAAACTACTGACAGAGTGAACGACATCGCGTGGCCTTGGACCAGGTAAGTCTTCTACACTAAGTTTTCTGTTGCTACGGTTCTTTCAAATCATCGGTAAATATAAAAACACAGGTCATTTCCCATCACCATTATCAGAATTAGTGGTGATTCTGAACAGTTCTCTACGTCAGCATAATTATAATAGCCCTTTGATGAAGGTCACATATTTCCTAGACAACAATACTTAGGTGCTATACTATGTAAAGCTagtcaaaatataaatacaaattaataaacgtCACCGTTCTATTAATTCCATCTTCCAGGCGATTAATGGTCATCAAAAGGATGTACAAGAGGCAATTTAGTCAGGAACGCTTAGAACGCATTGATCGCATGATAGAAGCCGCCAATGGTACCCTGTACTCCAAGCTAGCTAACTGTGTCATCGACCTCAAGAAGATGGACTTCAGAGACGTTAAGAAGAAGAAGGGATGGACTGAGAGTGAGTGGAAGAAACACATGGACTACATCTCCGCCGTCGCTGCTCCTAAGAGGGAGTTTAAACCACCACCTGTTCAGGTTAGACTGGCATCGATACCCTTTGttagtcttatcaaggggtatcttactgggttgaggaggtcagatcggCAGTTGTTCCATGTAAGACACTGGTTCTCAGTTGCTTCGGGGTAGACTGGAAGAAGACAATTCCCTTTTGTTAGGCCCCATTCTGGTAGACAACATCGGTCCTAATTCTTAGAATGACTATTAACTCGATTGATCGCTCGTTTTTGTGTAACTTTTCTTGTCATTGATGCAGTGCTAAAAATGCTAAAAACTGCTTAAAACTATAATTGTGTAAAGTTAGGTACTGGTTACATATTTACAACCTACGTTAACATATGCCAACTTAGCAATATGTCGTTATTACAGCGAGGCAAATCCATGCCTCTCGAAGCTCTATTGCCTCGGATCGAAGCGATGATGGTCCGTCCCGACTACAAGTGTTACAAGAGAATGTCGCAAGAGGCCTGGTACAGGGATCCTGTAAAGGTGCACATTTCaactgatatttttataacttttgctGTACTTGACGAGTAAGTTTCTAGTTGGCTAGGTGATCTCGAATTGGCCCCACCCaatcaaaattctatctttcAAATTACTTATGAATATGTAAGTAGATAGGTAGATGTTACAATATTCAAAAGTTTTATTGCGATTCGTATGTTCCGATCTTTTAAGATAAAAAGTCGTtcattcaaagtaggctgaaaatcagcccGATTTTCTTTGAATGAATAAAGGTAAGGTAGGCTCAATCTTTCTCCtagtgagaggaggcctgtgcccagcagtgggacgataaaaaggctgtaacagtgaaTGAAGGtaaagtttacaaaagacagcccctaaAACTCCCGCCCTTTACCACAGTTCATTAATACGAATGGCAATACAGAATGAAACTGCAATGCACATTTACTTTGATAGATATACAATGACGTTAAAATGCTTCGTTCTTTAATGTCTATTGTTCACCAGGTACCGCCAAACGCCCTCAAGTACGTTATAACAGAGAGGACGAAGAAGCTAGCCGCTCCGAGAGCTATGCCCCCTGCGGAATAAACAGCTATTCCTATATACAAGCATTTATAATCTGTCTGTTGAAACTGAACTCATGCCCGTCCAGTCCAGTGGAACTATGAAGTATTGCCAGTTATAGGAAGATAATGTAGGTACAACTGTCAAACGCAAcccgaaatatttataagtGATTATAtaattacctgaaataaacaaGCTGTAAATTTttaatgaatgttttatttataggaagTAGGactataatataaaatgaacGTAAGTATAAAATAGGGATCGAGTAAAATTTTCGGTTTGAAAGATTTCGGTAACGATCCGAAACGATTGAATCCGAAGAGCTGCACAAACCGCGAAGAGAAGGGGTGATGTGGTGCTTAGACGATGGTATGATACCTTACCACACCTTACCATGGCATGCAAAGACGAATGTATATACGAAACATCGCGACTTATTTCGTCAAACCTTCATGAAGTCAAAAccccataaaaattaaaatctcaAATTCAAAATGTCAATAAAAACACGCAGTCACGCCTGTCAAAATCATCGGGCCACAACGCCACAACAAACAGCCAAAATGTGTAACAGGACTAcatatatttaaacaatactaACTAAACATGCaatagccgggacctaccacTTACCTTCATAACCACCTTTAC is a genomic window containing:
- the LOC124641896 gene encoding uncharacterized protein LOC124641896, yielding MVFMRYEYPTNSFPYKISKRLNALSVPRKDFVDTQDEMPAYTPTGTRKSALNGQTTDRVNDIAWPWTRRLMVIKRMYKRQFSQERLERIDRMIEAANGTLYSKLANCVIDLKKMDFRDVKKKKGWTESEWKKHMDYISAVAAPKREFKPPPVQRGKSMPLEALLPRIEAMMVRPDYKCYKRMSQEAWYRDPVKVPPNALKYVITERTKKLAAPRAMPPAE